DNA sequence from the Corynebacterium freneyi genome:
TGGACAAGCGCGGGTTCGGTCCGGTCGCCGGGGTCGACGAAGCGGGGCGGGGCGCCTGCGCCGGCCCGATCGTCATCGCCGCCTGCGTGTTGCCGCGCCGCACCATCCCGGAGCTGGCGGCCCTCACCGATTCCAAGGCACTGTCGCCCGCGGCCCGCGAGCGCCTGTTCCCGATCATCCGACGCTTTGCGACGGCCACGTCCACCGTCGTCATCTCCGCCGGGGAAATCGACGCCCGGGGCATCCAGCACGCGAATATCTCGGGAATGCGGCGGGCCGTCGCAAAGCTCCCGGTGCGCCCGGGATACGTGCTCACCGACGCGATGACCGTGCCCGGGCTGGAATCGCCCCATTTGCCGATGATCGGGGGCGACGCGGCGGCCCGATGCATCGCCGCCGCGAGTGTCGTCGCAAAAGTGACGAGGGATCGCATTATGTTTGAGCTCGATGCGCAACTGCCGGGTTACGGTCTGGCCGGGCACAAGGGCTACGGCACCGCCGCGCACATGGCCGCAGTGGAGATGCTCGGCGCGAGCCGGGAACACCGGATGAGTTACGCCAACGTGGCGGCGGCGCACCGGCGCCACCGCCGACAAGATGCATGAGACGACCGCACCGCAACCGAGGGGAGACGCTGACGTGAGCGCCGAAGATCTGGACAACTACGAAGCCGAAGTCGAGCTGTCCCTCTACAAGGAATACCGCGACGTGGTCAGCCAGTTCGCCTACGTCGTCGAGACGGAGCGGCGGTTCTACCTGGCCAACGCCGTCGAACTGATCCCGCACAACTCCGGTGGCGAGGTCTACTTCGAGCTGCGCATGTCCGACGCGTGGGTGTGGGACATGTACCGCCCGGCGCGTTTCGTGCGCTACGTCCGCGTGATCACGTTCAAGGACGTCAACATCGAAGAGCTGGACAAGCCGGATCTGCGCCTGCCGGACTGATCTGCGCCTGCCGGACCAGGGGTGGGCGCGCGTCGTCCACAGGACGCGATCCATCCACAAAACCCGCCCGCCGGGGCACCGGCCGGCGGGCCTTTTTGCCGTCCCCGCCGCATGGTCGGGGCATGACGCGAGCAGGACGGAAAAAACAAGCGGAGCGGCGACGACTCGGCGCGGCGGGAGAGACCGCGGCGGTGGGGTTCCTGAAAGGGCGGGGGCTGACGCTGATCGGGACCAATGTCCGGGTGGGCCGGGACGAACTCGATGCGGTGTTCCTGGACGGTGATGCGGTGGTCGTCGTCGAGGTGAAGACCCGGTCGACGGCCATGATGGGCGACGGTCTGGCGGCGGTGACCGGGCGGAAGATGCGTTCGCTGCGCCGGGGCGTCGCCCGATGGCTGCGGGAGACGGGGAGGGACTGCGATCACGTGCGTTTCGACGTCGTCGACGTCAGGCCCGCCGGCGGGGAATTGACCCTCGAGTGGTTCCGGGGCGTGGCGTAGATGAGCGTCGGCAGGTCGGTGTCGGTGGCGTTGCAGGGGCTCGACGGGGTCGTCGTCGCGGTGGAGGCCGACGTGGGCCCGGGATTGCCCGGTATGCACATCGGCGGATTGGGGGACGCCGCCGTGGCCGAGGCGCGGGATCGCGTGCGCACCGCGGCGGTGAACTCGGGGTTGACGTGGCCGCGGACCAAGGTGGTGGTGTCGATGTCTCCGGCCAGCCTGCGCAAGCACGGGTCGTCGTTCGACCTGTCCATCGTGTGCGCGGTGCTGTCCTCCGGGCTCGACGACGGCGACGAGGCGCGCGGTCGGCTCGAACGCACGGCGCTGCTCGGGGAAGTCGGGCTCGACGGGACGGTGCGGCCGGTGCAGGGAATCCTGCCCGCCGTCATCGCCGCCCGGGACGCGGGACTGCGGTGGGTGGTCGTGCCCGCCGGCAATCTCGACGAGGCGGCGTTGGTCGGGGGAATCGCCGTGGGAGGGGTGTCCACCCTGGCGCAGTTGTGGCGGTGGGCGCTCACGGGTGACGGGGTGGATGCGCCCGGTGAGGGGCGGCGGGCCGTCGTCACGCAAGAACTGCCGGACATGCGGGACATCCACGGCCAAGACGAGGCGCGCCGGGCGCTGGAGGTCGTCGCGGCCGGCGGGCACCACGTGTTCCTGACGGGGCCGCCCGGAACCGGCAAATCGATGCTCGCGGCGCGGCTGCCGGGGATCCTGCCGCCGCTGGCGGAGGCCGAGGCACTGGAGGTGACGGCCGTGCATTCGGTGTCGGGGCGCATCGGGGCGCACGAAGGCGGGCTGATCACCCGGCCGCCGTTCGTGGCGCCGCATCATACGGTGACTGCGGCGGCGCTGCTCGGCGGAGGATCGGGCGTGCCGAAACCCGGGGCGATGAGCCTCGCGCATGGCGGGGTGCTGTTCCTCGATGAGGTGACGCTCATGCCCGCCCGGGTGCTCGACGCGCTGCGCACCCCGCTGGAGCGCGGGGAAGTCACGCTGCTGCGATCGCGACACCAGGTGCGGTACCCCTGCCGCGTGCAACTGGTGATGGCCGCCAACCCCTGTCCCTGCGGTGCCGCCGAGCCGGGGGAGTGCACGTGTCCGCCCGGGGCGCGGCGTCGGCACATGGCCGCGGTGTCGGGGCCGCTGCGCGACCGCATCGACGTGCAGCTGTCCATCCACCCGCGGCATTCCGTCGTGAGGCCGGAGCCGGGCGAGGAATCGGCGGCGATCCGCGAGCGGGTGATCGCGGCGCGGGACCGGGCGCGCGCACGATGGACGGCGATGGGCATCGAGGCGGCGGGGGCGAATTCCTCGGTGCCCGGACCGGTGCTGCGCAGAAACGCACCGGCCGACGATGCGGGGATGGCGTACCTGGAATGCCGACTGGCGGACCGGAGCGTCACCCAACGCGGCGTCGACAGGGCGCTGCGGGTCGCCTGGACGCTCGCGGACCTCGACGGACGGGAGCGGCCGACCCTCGAGGACGTGGCCGCGGCGTGTGGCCTGCATGCCCCGACCGACGGCGAGGTGGCGGCATGACGCGGGCGCGCCGGGCGTGGGCGTATCTGGCGCGGACGGTCGAGGGGCCGCATCCGTCGCTGAACGTGTTGTTGGGAGAAGTCGGGCCGGAGGAGGCCGCCGAACGCGTCAAACGACGGGTCGGGTTGCCGCGGGATCTGGCGGGGGCGACGGAAACCCGGTACCACCGGGATCAATCGGACGAGGACCTGGCCGCCGCCGAGCGGCACGGGTTCCGTCTGGTCACCCCCGAAGACGACGAATGGCCCGTAGACGCGATCCAACAATTCCTCGGGTCGACCGCCACGGGGCCGGAGGCCGCGCCACCGCATGCGTTGTGGGTGCGGGGCGGCGAGTTGGGTTCGCTTTTCGACGACTCCGTGGCGATGGTCGGCACCCGGGCCGCCACGTCCTACGGCACCCGGATGACCGAGCGATTGGCGGCGGGCGTGGCCCGTGCGGGGGCGACGATCGTCAGCGGCGGGGCGCTCGGCATCGACGCGGTGGCGCACCGGACGGCGCTGGAAGCCGGCGGTCGGACAGTCGTGGTCGCCGCATGCGGTCCGGGGGTCGACTACCCGGTGTCGCACGTGGACCTGTTCCGGCGGATCGGGGCGACGGCGAAACACGGGGCGATCGTCACCGAGTACCCGCCGGGGGTCAGGCCGGCCCGGCACAGGTTCCTCACCCGCAACCGTTTGGTGGCCGGGCTGACCGGGGCGACGGTGCTGGTGGAGGCGGGGTGGCGCTCGGGGGCGCGCAACACCGCCGGGTGGGCCAGAAGCATGAACCGTCCGGTCGGGGCGGTTCCGGGGCCGGCGACGGCGGCGTCGTCCACGGGTTGCCACGATGCGATTCGGCAGGGGGACGCGGTGCTGGTGACCAGTCCGGAGCACATTCTCGGCCTGTACCGGGGCGTCGGCGCCGTCGACGAGGACGCGCAGCTGGAGTTGGATTGGGCCGCCGATCCCGTGCAGGCGCTGGGCCGCAACGAACTGCGGGTCTACGACGCCACCCCGATGGCCGGGGTCGGGGAAGGCCGGGGTGCCGATACGGCGGCCATCGCGGCAGAGGCGGCGCTGACGTTGCCGTTGACCATGCATCTGCTGCTGGCCCTGGAGGGAAAGGGCCTGGTGGTCCGTGAGGGGAGTACGTGGCGAAGGGCGAGGTAGGGGCCTTCGAAAATCGGGGGAAAATTGGGGGTTGCGACTTCCGTAAGGCTATGTAGAATAGGGCAGGCAAGCCTAAGGGAGGGGCCGATACGGGCTGGTGTCGGCCACTCTTCCCGCTAACGGTGGGCCGGACGAGGGCGTCGTGTCTTCAGGGGTCGCGACGGCCACCCGGCTCACCGGGGTAGGGTCTTGCATCATGGGTG
Encoded proteins:
- a CDS encoding ribonuclease HII, yielding MRRLAQDRMYEVALDKRGFGPVAGVDEAGRGACAGPIVIAACVLPRRTIPELAALTDSKALSPAARERLFPIIRRFATATSTVVISAGEIDARGIQHANISGMRRAVAKLPVRPGYVLTDAMTVPGLESPHLPMIGGDAAARCIAAASVVAKVTRDRIMFELDAQLPGYGLAGHKGYGTAAHMAAVEMLGASREHRMSYANVAAAHRRHRRQDA
- a CDS encoding DUF2469 domain-containing protein — its product is MSAEDLDNYEAEVELSLYKEYRDVVSQFAYVVETERRFYLANAVELIPHNSGGEVYFELRMSDAWVWDMYRPARFVRYVRVITFKDVNIEELDKPDLRLPD
- a CDS encoding YraN family protein; the encoded protein is MTRAGRKKQAERRRLGAAGETAAVGFLKGRGLTLIGTNVRVGRDELDAVFLDGDAVVVVEVKTRSTAMMGDGLAAVTGRKMRSLRRGVARWLRETGRDCDHVRFDVVDVRPAGGELTLEWFRGVA
- a CDS encoding YifB family Mg chelatase-like AAA ATPase; translated protein: MSVGRSVSVALQGLDGVVVAVEADVGPGLPGMHIGGLGDAAVAEARDRVRTAAVNSGLTWPRTKVVVSMSPASLRKHGSSFDLSIVCAVLSSGLDDGDEARGRLERTALLGEVGLDGTVRPVQGILPAVIAARDAGLRWVVVPAGNLDEAALVGGIAVGGVSTLAQLWRWALTGDGVDAPGEGRRAVVTQELPDMRDIHGQDEARRALEVVAAGGHHVFLTGPPGTGKSMLAARLPGILPPLAEAEALEVTAVHSVSGRIGAHEGGLITRPPFVAPHHTVTAAALLGGGSGVPKPGAMSLAHGGVLFLDEVTLMPARVLDALRTPLERGEVTLLRSRHQVRYPCRVQLVMAANPCPCGAAEPGECTCPPGARRRHMAAVSGPLRDRIDVQLSIHPRHSVVRPEPGEESAAIRERVIAARDRARARWTAMGIEAAGANSSVPGPVLRRNAPADDAGMAYLECRLADRSVTQRGVDRALRVAWTLADLDGRERPTLEDVAAACGLHAPTDGEVAA
- the dprA gene encoding DNA-processing protein DprA, producing the protein MTRARRAWAYLARTVEGPHPSLNVLLGEVGPEEAAERVKRRVGLPRDLAGATETRYHRDQSDEDLAAAERHGFRLVTPEDDEWPVDAIQQFLGSTATGPEAAPPHALWVRGGELGSLFDDSVAMVGTRAATSYGTRMTERLAAGVARAGATIVSGGALGIDAVAHRTALEAGGRTVVVAACGPGVDYPVSHVDLFRRIGATAKHGAIVTEYPPGVRPARHRFLTRNRLVAGLTGATVLVEAGWRSGARNTAGWARSMNRPVGAVPGPATAASSTGCHDAIRQGDAVLVTSPEHILGLYRGVGAVDEDAQLELDWAADPVQALGRNELRVYDATPMAGVGEGRGADTAAIAAEAALTLPLTMHLLLALEGKGLVVREGSTWRRAR